A genome region from Penicillium psychrofluorescens genome assembly, chromosome: 3 includes the following:
- a CDS encoding uncharacterized protein (ID:PFLUO_004925-T1.cds;~source:funannotate) yields the protein MGLTEAPSSPAFPSLDPIIVDDEMESTFRDTDMDFLDPATLEMSAGNAGGDFDDLFAGTPNSRTNGTAESSKAYQDQNPLRKPPLLSADSPAESPENSSRSSSSESPRNHLRHASIASTNSVAHSDNPLTSNGFPPEDWMHPELSSVKEEPLFGVDSSFPGGFSSDLEFSNKAMDAAFDFESAASSPSPLKTENAPQPKGQKRPKSQIWSPNSSAAQPSAEAASSIPTAMSPYYPFGYKELSPFSNGIPNDAPQWDGQSPSSLLEESFGGITMNGQTSLNPSVSPNMNFGSPPSFSLPATFAPSPAQVPMNASNSVQPVLTVHPTSLKSRVETQIPIRLTLSPLPAGVKKLRLPSHTISKLKFLAPPTESSSDTLHLTTSLVCTSAMQDHDKLKRAFARTRGEHRQPSGEEDRTVDGGDVKICPGCIQRERKRASRKKQRKPEEDELFQKDEDKRVIVFNTNEIKEWIEPSKNATAGYGEMAPPGSMQVELPMRIACYCRHQNEKLGFQVIFTLADHMGNVVAQAITNSIMITDDHKTQAPAAPQPTGPSPSLPDGTQLPGVGVFPSGPQSPTDLQGLQQRFNSQYQLTPSSFSPGPISANGGSSNSQTPRNLSRQASPIESTGPQSKRRKHSSSGRLPSELTMTRLETTQSSSSAINNAAQLAASRGYASPTERPFVTPSSMSGQYGNGPPTPNQSNDNNPFFNPTPAQRQSLDSLAQQPMVSAPSSAHPSRPGTPGGSARNSFQEQNLALALGANSSNQAWPPLNNAANRLPSVIHKLVPAEGSITGGTEVTLLGSGFYPGMEVVFGDTLATTTTFWGDKCLNCLTPPALQPGCVSVVFKHEHPTFGQVQQSQPLMPKQQLFFRYVDDRELQMYRLALNILGQKLGSQADAFQTAQQIMGSDPNAFFNMQKDMQNGGSGGSNQRQVPGLESQGKLSDLDSKMLTYLEFIDLDDSPRPPRYNSRSATGQGLLHFAASLGLTRFVAGLLARGANPDVQDNTGNSPMHLAALNGHAHIVHRLRLAGANANSRSIRGFTPADLATSLPTHQAALLPSRHYRSRSVGSLTSRRRHSSSASLNSLWESTSASGSLGHAADDSEELDDDTDEVSDDSEPNGLYFSASRRSSMHPQEARPPIVGANEQPAVPGDARGFSPPAALIAWRNQLAAQINHFQQSVSNAFPNLPALPPMPAMPAIPAIPDYQANQMMRRITNLVPHRPAARDGWWDYLKGNTSASGTLPPSYDELYPHQEDKEDEGVEMKKSALLRAATEAAYDQHFEAESSAAGASASASIATQVRAEMDDLKDITIGRKVISREQQKHLRAQQARRMKGLASDRNLYFIWIPLLLLVVCAWGRNYLPGIWQGVSDGFEFVMTRYTQRAVGVGI from the exons ATGGGATTGACGGAGGCTCCCTCTTCGCCCGCTTTCCCCTCCCTCGACCCGATTatcgtcgacgacgagatggagtCCACCTTCCGCGACACCGACATGGACTTCCTCGACCCGGCCACGTTGGAGATGTCCGCTGGGAACGCTGGGGGAGACTTTGACGACCTCTTCGCCGGAACCCCTAATTCTCGCACAAATGGCACCGCGGAGTCATCCAAGGCCTACCAAGATCAAAACCCCCTGAGGAAGCCACCGCTTCTCTCTGCCGATTCACCCGCCGAATCCCCAGAGAATTCCAGCCGGAGCTCGTCGTCAGAATCGCCACGGAACCATCTTCGACATGCCTCGATCGCTTCGACCAACTCCGTCGCTCATAGTGACAACCCGCTCACCTCGAATGGGTTTCCACCGGAGGACTGGATGCACCCGGAACTATCgtccgtcaaggaggagcCGTTATTCGGCGTGGACTCGTCTTTTCCCGGTGGTTTCTCGTCCGATCTGGAATTCAGCAACAAGGCGATGGACGCGGCCTTTGATTTTGAGAGCGCGGCGAGCAGCCCTAGTCCGTTGAAGACAGAGAATGCGCCACAGCCAAAGGGTCAGAAAAGGCCCAAATCACAGATCTGGAGTCCGAATTCTTCAGCAGCACAGCCATCCGCGGAAGCAGCATCCTCG ATCCCCACGGCGATGTCTCCTTATTACCCCTTTGGATACAAGGAACTGTCTCCCTTTTCAAACGGAATCCCCAACGATGCCCCACAATGGGATGGGCAGTccccttcttcgcttctGGAGGAAAGTTTTGGGGGGATCACCATGAACGGCCAAACCTCTCTCAATCCCTCCGTATCTCCCAACATGAATTTTGGGTCGCCCCCGTCCTTTTCGTTGCCGGCTACCTTCGCCCCCTCGCCGGCCCAGGTCCCGATGAACGCCTCCAACTCGGTGCAACCCGTCCTCACAGTGCATCCGACATCCCTCAAGTCGCGTGTCGAGACCCAGATTCCGATTCGCCTCACTCTTTCCCCGTTGCCAGCGGGTGTGAAGAAACTACGCCTTCCCTCGCACACCATATCCAAACTCAAATTCCTTGCTCCTCCCACCGAAAGTAGCTCCGACACTCTTCACTTAACTACCAGCCTTGTGTGTACCAGCGCCATGCAAGACCACGACAAGTTGAAACGGGCATTTGCACGGACAAGAGGCGAACACCGGCAACCTTCGGGAGAGGAAGATCGAACGGTGGACGGTGGTGACGTGAAGATCTGTCCCGGATGCATACAGCGGGAGCGGAAACGCGCCTCTCGGAAGAAGCAACGGAAACccgaggaagacgagctGTTCCAAAAAGACGAAGATAAGAGAGTCATTGTGTTCAACACCAACGAGATCAAGGAGTGGATTGAGCCTTCCAAGAATGCGACTGCTGGGTATGGAGAGATGGCGCCGCCAGGCTCGATGCAGGTGGAGCTACCAATGCGAATTGCGTGCTATTGCCGGCATCAAAATGAGAAGCTTGGATTCCAAGTTATTTTCACCCTGGCAGATCACATGGGAAACGTGGTCGCTCAGGCAATTACCAACTCCATCATGATCACGGACGACCACAAGACACAGGCTCCCGCTGCTCCCCAACCAACGGGCCCTTCACCTTCTTTGCCGGATGGAACACAGTTACCCGGTGTCGGGGTCTTCCCATCGGGGCCTCAGTCACCGACTGATCTGCAGGGGCTTCAGCAACGATTCAATTCGCAGTACCAGCTCACGCCCAGCTCGTTTTCTCCAGGCCCGATCTCAGCAAATGGCGGATCCTCGAACTCACAGACTCCACGAAACCTTTCTCGACAGGCATCCCCAATCGAATCCACCGGTCCCCAAAGCAAACGACGCAAGCATAGTAGCTCTGGGAGACTACCATCGGAATTGACTATGACACGGCTTGAGACAACTCagtcgtcgtcatcggcgatAAACAACGCTGCACAGCTTGCTGCTAGTCGTGGATATGCTTCGCCTACCGAGCGACCCTTCGTGACACCTTCCTCCATGTCCGGTCAATACGGGAACGGCCCCCCGACTCCGAACCAAAGTAATGACAACAACCCATTTTTTAACCCCACGCCTGCCCAGCGACAGAGCCTGGATAGCCTGGCTCAGCAACCAATGGTGTCAGCGCCAAGCTCGGCTCACCCCAGCCGTCCTGGAACGCCTGGCGGTTCAGCTCGGAACAGTTTCCAAGAACAGAATCTTGCTCTTGCGCTTGGTGCCAATTCCTCGAACCAGGCCTGGCCGCCTCTCAACAATGCTGCCAATCGGTTGCCTTCGGTGATCCACAAACTGGTGCCTGCCGAAGGCTCAATTACCGGTGGCACGGAGGTCACGTTGCTGGGGAGTGGGTTCTATCCGGGCATGGAGGTTGTCTTCGGTGACACTCTCGCCACAACCACAACGTTCTGGGGTGACAAGTGCCTGAACTGCTTGACCCCTCCCGCGCTTCAGCCAGGGTGTGTGTCTGTTGTTTTCAAGCACGAGCATCCGACTTTTGGACAGGTCCAGCAATCTCAACCTCTCATGCCAAAGCAGCAGTTATTCTTCCGATATGTGGACGATCGTGAGCTTCAAATGTATCGTCTCGCACTCAATATCCTCGGTCAGAAGTTGGGCAGCCAAGCAGATGCGTTCCAAACGGCTCAACAGATCATGGGAAGCGATCCCAACGCCTTCTTCAATATGCAGAAAGATATGCAAAACGGCGGCTCTGGTGGAAGCAACCAGCGGCAGGTCCCGGGATTGGAGTCTCAGGGCAAGCTGAGCGACCTGGACTCCAAGATGCTCACCTATCTCGAGTTTatcgatctggatgacaGCCCACGTCCGCCGCGGTACAATTCTCGCAGCGCAACTGGTCAGGGTCTCCTTCACTTCGCAGCTTCGCTAGGACTCACCCGGTTCGTTGCCGGGCTCTTGGCCCGAGGTGCCAACCCCGATGTGCAAGACAATACGGGCAACTCGCCAATGCACCTGGCAGCTCTTAACGGCCATGCCCACATTGTTCACCGCTTGCGTCTCGCGGGTGCCAATGCCAATTCCCGCAGTATTCGGGGCTTCACCCCTGCGGACCTGGCGACTTCTCTGCCAACTCACCAGGCGGCCTTGCTTCCATCTCGCCACTACCGATCCCGCAGTGTTGGATCTCTCACCTCGCGCCGACGACACAGCAGCTCGGCATCCCTGAACTCTCTCTGGGAATCCACCTCGGCGTCCGGCTCTCTTGGCCATGCCGCGGATGATtcggaggagctggatgacgATACCGACGAGGTCAGCGACGACTCCGAGCCCAACGGTCTTTATTTCAGCGCATCACGGCGCTCGAGCATGCATCCTCAGGAGGCTAGGCCACCTATTGTGGGTGCCAATGAACAGCCTGCAGTTCCGGGAGACGCTCGTGGTTTCTCTCCACCAGCAGCTCTTATCGCGTGGCGTAACCAGCTAGCTGCGCAGATCAATCACTTCCAGCAAAGCGTGTCCAACGCTTTCCCTAACCTGCCTGCACTGCCACCCATGCCAGCCATGCCGGCCATACCCGCCATACCGGATTATCAGGCAAACCAGATGATGCGCCGTATCACCAATCTTGTTCCTCACCGGCCTGCCGCCCGGGATGGCTGGTGGGATTATCTGAAGGGCAACACCTCGGCGAGCGGTACCCTGCCGCCATCTTACGATGAGCTGTATCCTCACcaggaggacaaggaggatgagggagtcgagatgaagaagtctGCTCTTCTACGCGCAGCCACTGAGGCAGCATATGATCAGCACTTTGAAGCTGAAAGCAGTGCCGCGGGAGCTTCTGCATCGGCATCCATCGCCACACAGGTCCGAGCTGAGATGGATGATCTCAAGGACATCACCATCGGACGGAAGGTCATCTCTcgcgagcagcagaagcatCTCCGCGCACAACAGGCTCGCCGAATGAAGGGCCTGGCCAGCGACCGGAATCTGTACTTCATTTGG ATTCCACTACTGCTTCTGGTTGTTTGTGCTTGGGGTCGGAACTATCTACCTGGGATCTGGCAAGGCGTCTCGGACGGTTTCGAGTTCGTGATGACTCGATACACACAGCGGGCTGTGGGCGTCGGCATTTAG
- a CDS encoding uncharacterized protein (ID:PFLUO_004930-T1.cds;~source:funannotate) yields MFKKKPTIKNLAPLRSSDRRKIAEQIISDYNISVPTTPAGDASDPAASGPSSNLSTIRNALLPDNSQTARFTTTAGPDLKEVQGIVYVGAHPDGEDRVLWFKLEHGPGADRRLYPTVYTLWNNPNIIPLLYTPEIVMRKLHGGADLMTPGLANEPPFPPRAVKGAVVAVASVDRHTVPSFVGICEIDVSALGEVQGTKGHAVRGLHWEGDELWAWSSSPRPGRPAPEYLQGWDEEAGGVEEGVEGLTLEDQEEVPAANEQPAPAEEPVVEEKEPSTKEIDDAFIKSFIYALFKLKGDNPSAPNHGLSLPITPSALISNFITPFLPIYSAQQAQFYNIKKTSWKNVKKFIKHLDKMQLVKAKDRSGQETVILDVDFDDHRVERFVPYKLPSRNAVDNAGKAKPSEDKKPADANGNDLSVGQSLTVLSLYRPTSKLTPAIFPSLGAGNPRNYYKYSDVSNHLDQYIQSQDPPLISQENRRIITLNPFLATTIFTSSSTEDKGTLARGKTTRDGLLKRIVEDSSFLQPHYAILKPGQTLADVKAKAGATPKALVTIEKRTGTKTVTKVTNLEIFGITPSLLAEELQKKCASSTSVTQATGGVKGVMEVLVQGDQRKAVDTALINNILSISAKAIAIGMAQLIHD; encoded by the exons Atgttcaagaagaagccgacg aTCAAAAACTTAGCACCCTTGCGATCGTCAGACAGGAGGAAGATTGCCGAACAGATCATCAGCGACTACAACATCTCCGTGCCCACAACCCCGGCCGGCGACGCAAGTGATCCAGCTGCCTCGGGCCCCTCATCGAACCTCTCCACAATCCGCAATGCCCTCCTCCCCGATAACTCGCAGACTGCACGATTCACAACAACTGCGGGGCCCGACCTCAAAGAGGTCCAGGGTATTGTCTATGTTGGCGCCCACCCGGACGGCGAAGACCGGGTACTCTGGTTCAAGCTAGAACACGGCCCGGGGGCGGACAGACGCCTGTATCCCACAGTCTACACATTATGGAATAACCCCAACATTATCCCGCTGCTCTATACTCCGGAGATCGTGATGCGAAAGCTGCATGGCGGTGCGGACTTGATGACGCCCGGTCTAGCCAATGAGCCGCCGTTCCCGCCACGCGCAGTCAAGGGCGCGGTGGTCGCTGTGGCAAGCGTAGATCGACACACTGTGCCGTCATTCGTGGGAATTTGTGAGATCGATGTCTCGGCATTGGGAGAGGTGCAGGGCACCAAGGGCCATGCGGTTCGTGGGCTACATTGGGAAGGGGACGAGCTGTGGGCCTGGAGCTCTTCGCCTCGCCCCGGTCGTCCCGCTCCGGAGTACCTACAGGGCTGggacgaagaagccggtggagtggaagagggtGTTGAAGGACTTACGCTCGAGGACCAAGAGGAGGTTCCCGCTGCAAATGAACAGCCGGCCCCTGCGGAAGAGCCCGTGGTCGAGGAAAAGGAGCCGTCAACGAAAG AAATTGATGACGCATTTATAAAGTCTTTCATCTATGCCCTCTTCAAGCTCAAGGGCGACAATCCATCGGCACCAAACCATGGCTTGTCACTCCCGATAACACCCTCGGCGTTGATATCAAACTTCATCACCCCTTTCCTCCCCATTTACTCGGCACAGCAAGCTCAGTTTTATAACATTAAGAAGACCAGCTGGAAAAACGTCAAGAAGTTCATCAAACACCTGGACAAGATGCAGTTGGTGAAGGCGAAAGACCGCAGCGGACAGGAAACCGTCATTCTGGATGTTGACTTCGACGACCACCGGGTGGAGCGGTTTGTGCCATACAAGCTACCGTCGCGGAATGCAGTTGATAATGCCGGGAAGGCCAAGCCCTCCGAGGACAAGAAACCAGCTGACGCAAATGGTAACGATTTGTCGGTAGGACAATCGCTTACCGTTCTGAGTCTATACAGACCAACAAGCAAGCTGACCCCGGCCATTTTCCCATCTCTCGGGGCGGGGAACCCAAGAAACTACTACAAGTATTCCGATGTCTCAAACCACCTGGATCAGTACATCCAGTCACAAGATCCGCCTCTTATCTCGCAAGAAAACCGGcgcatcatcaccctcaacCCATTTCTCGCCACCACTATATTTACCTCGTCATCCACCGAAGACAAGGGCACACTCGCGCGGGGGAAGACCACCCGTGACGGTCTCCTGAAACGCATCGTCGAAGACTCCTCCTTCCTGCAACCGCACTACGCCATCCTGAAACCAGGCCAGACACTTGCGGACGTGAAGGCCAAAGCCGGCGCAACACCCAAAGCGCTCGTCACGATCGAGAAGCGCACAGGCACCAAGACCGTGACCAAGGTCACGAACCTGGAGATCTTTGGTATCACGCCTAGTCTGCttgcggaggagctgcagaaaAAGTGCGCCAGTAGCACGAGTGTCACCCAGGCGACGGGTGGCGTGAAGGGGGTCATGGAGGTCCTGGTACAGGGAGACCAGCGGAAAGCTGTTGATACGGCGCTG ATCAACAATATCCTAAGCATTTCCGCCAAGGCCATTGCGATAGGCATGGCCCAGCTCATCCATGATTAA
- a CDS encoding uncharacterized protein (ID:PFLUO_004926-T1.cds;~source:funannotate): MSVSKLAGILLGSAALVAGHGYVTGAVVDGTYYGGYLIDLYPYENDPPKVIAWSEDELDDGYIDGTEYSNPNIICHKNAKPGALEAPVTAGGTVELQWTDWPSSHHGPVITYMANCNGDCASVDKTKLEFFKIDQGGLITDDPVPGTWATDNLIANNNSRTVTIPSSIKSGNYVLRHEIIALHSAESKNGAQNYPQCLNLKVTGGGSDSPSGTLGTALYKDTDPGILVDIWQALSTYVIPGPALYTTSAGSATVTTAASVPATATAASTPAASGTVPTPGTSSPAVGSITPSPSTSTPLIRPTPIRSTPLISSSRPSFSRTPGTPVASTSLASPNPGGPEHSTSGAPTHQPTPPAGGDGPTGAGPTSGGSGSESGSGSESSAGSESGTGSSSGSSSSSSSSSSSSSSSSDSSSSSSSDSSSDSESNGSGSDSSSDSGSSSESSAGSGNGTDNAKIDHEWMSFLNSLSAEQFLTMMRETAKWLITDKKHSRDLSAYNLGKF; the protein is encoded by the coding sequence ATGTCTGTTTCCAAACTTGCTGGGATCCTCCTTGGCTCAGCCGCCCTTGTAGCCGGCCATGGCTACGTGACTGGGGCTGTGGTAGACGGCACGTACTATGGCGGATATCTCATCGACCTGTACCCTTACGAGAACGATCCACCCAAGGTCATTGCGTGGTCcgaggatgagctggatgacGGCTACATCGACGGCACCGAGTATTCTAACCCCAACATCATCTGCCACAAGAATGCAAAGCCTGGTGCTTTGGAAGCCCCGGTTACCGCCGGAGGTACGGTTGAGCTGCAGTGGACCGACTGGCCATCCTCCCACCACGGCCCGGTCATTACCTACATGGCCAATTGCAACGGCGACTGCGCTTCAGTGGATAAGACGAAGctcgagttcttcaagaTCGACCAGGGCGGATTGATCACCGACGACCCCGTGCCGGGAACATGGGCCACGGACAACCTTATTGCCAATAACAACAGCCGCACCGTCACGATCCCCAGCAGTATCAAGTCCGGCAACTACGTTCTGCGCCATGAGATTATTGCTTTGCACTCGGCAGAGAGCAAGAACGGCGCCCAGAACTATCCTCAGTGTCTCAACCTCAAGgtcaccggcggcggcagtgACTCGCCCAGCGGTACATTGGGCACTGCCCTCTACAAGGACACCGATCCGGGCATCCTAGTCGACATCTGGCAGGCTTTGAGCACATACGTTATCCCCGGCCCGGCGCTGTATACTACATCTGCTGGAAGTGCGACTGTTACCACGGCAGCCTCCGTCCCTGCAACGGCAACGGCAGCTTCAACTCCTGCTGCCTCTGGCACCGTCCCGACACCAGGAACTTCCTCCCCGGCCGTGGGATCGATCACTCCTTCACCGTCAACCAGCACTCCTTTGATTCGTCCTACTCCTATCCGAAGCACGCCGCTGATTTCGTCTTCACGTCCCTCCTTCAGCCGTACCCCAGGGACCCCTGTTGCATCCACATCACTAGCTAGCCCTAACCCTGGCGGTCCTGAGCACTCCACGAGCGGAGCTCCCACTCACCAGCCCACTCCTCCTGCTGGTGGCGATGGTCCCACAGGTGCTGGCCCTACTtctggaggatctggatctgaGTCTGGCTCTGGGTCCGAATCCAGCGCCGGCTCTGAATCAGGAACTGGCTCTAGTTCAGGTTCGAGCTCTAGCTCCAGTTCCAGTTCCAGCTCGAGCTCAAGCTCCTCTGACTCGAGCTCGAGTTCGAGTTCCGACTCGAGTTCCGACTCTGAATCCAATGGCTCCGGCTCGGACTCAAGCTCGGACTCTGGGTCCAGCTCTGAGTCCAGCGCTGGCAGTGGCAATGGAACTGACAACGCCAAAATCGACCACGAATGGATGTCGTTCCTCAACTCGCTGAGCGCCGAACAGTTCTTAACTATGATGCGCGAGACAGCGAAATGGCTCATCACTGATAAGAAGCACTCACGCGATCTGTCTGCTTATAATCTGGGGAAATTTTGA
- a CDS encoding uncharacterized protein (ID:PFLUO_004927-T1.cds;~source:funannotate), with the protein MPVYHIVLFRLKPGVTPAQLSAWSQTTQAMVGKIPGLTSIKAGQPLPISVPRAKGFDMGLVAVLETPEHVATYATHPAHLEVHKMREELCDDTLAYDLEF; encoded by the exons ATGCCTGTCTACCACATTG TCCTCTTCCGCCTCAAACCGGGCGTGACCCCGGCCCAGCTATCGGCCTGGTCGCAGACTACCCAAGCGATGGTGGGGAAGATTCCTG GGCTCACTTCCATCAAGGCCGGACAGCCGTTGCCCATCTCCGTTCCCCGCGCCAAGGGATTTGATATGGGCCTCGTGGCTGTATTGGAGACGCCGGAACATGTTGCTACCTATGCCACGCACCCGGCTCATCTCGA AGTTCATAAGATGCGGGAGGAGCTGTGCGACGATACATTGGCGTATGATCTGGAGTTCTAG
- a CDS encoding uncharacterized protein (ID:PFLUO_004929-T1.cds;~source:funannotate), with translation MALPPAGNPFCIPTSTKTATWKSTTSHPDDRSGANKKDFMLAYGLKHENHDNYEEPKAIRDALRENYVQDYAEQELSRSSAARETVGDQQAHDSQQDEHQHGRGDDTEEQYDSEGCEESYILRSERL, from the exons ATGGCTCTTCCGCCCGCTGGTAACCCATTCTGCATCCCAACATCCACGAAGACCGCCACTTGGAAATCGACCACCTCT CACCCAGACGACCGGTCGGGtgccaacaagaaggacTTCATGCTCGCTTACGGGCTGAAGCACGAGAATCACGACAACTACGAAGAACCCAAGGCCATCCGGGATGCTCTTCGAGAAAATTATGTGCAGGATTATGCTGAACAAGAACTATCTCGATCGTCTGCGGCGCGAGAGACAGTGGGAGATCAACAAGCCCATGATTCACAGCAAGATGAGCACCAGCATGGCCGTGGCGATGACACCGAGGAACAATATGACAGCGAAGGCTGCGAGGAGTCATACATACTACGATCCGAACGGCTGTAG
- a CDS encoding uncharacterized protein (ID:PFLUO_004928-T1.cds;~source:funannotate) — protein MSTSTIQTVEPVVCHLKAEAEPKDITYGFLRSKIPAHCFERSALKAFAYLFRDIVYASALVWLALKIDLLPSPTLRAGAWILYTFVQGCVGTGMWIIGHECGHGAFSQFPLLNDVVGWAIHSALMVPYFSWKITHARHHRYHAHIDKDVVFVPPTEAEIENQQPTLYTKFIELVEETPLYHAVTLLGHQLFGWQLYMLFNVSAGNKSLPPKSTGVRMFRNSHVDPFGSLFKDSQAHLVAITDLGLLLVGGALYYLATQIGAWKVALLYVVPYLWVHQWLVAITYLHHTHPTVPHYDEKAWTFVKGALCTVDRRFGFIGRHFFHEIIDYHVVHHLFPRIPFYHAEEATDVIVPFLGDQYHLDQGFYLKSLVDTFGTCKVKHNADSEGALHWKLEQGASKKQS, from the exons ATGTCTACTTCAACAATCCAGACGGTAGAGCCGGTGGTCTGCCACTTGAAGGCCGAAGCCGAG CCGAAAGATATCACGTATGGCTTTTTGAGATCGAAAATCCCGGCGCATTGCTTTGAGCGTTCCGCGCTCAAGGCATTTGCATACCTGTTCCGCGACATTGTCTATGCATCTGCGCTTGTGTGGCTCGCCCTGAAGATCGATCTTCTGCCGTCGCCAACGCTCCGTGCCGGAGCTTGGATCCTTTATACCTTCGTCCAGGGCTGCGTTGGAACCGGAATGTGGATTATCGGTCACGAATGTGGACACGGCGCCTTCTCCCAATTCCCTTTGCTCAATGATGTTGTTGGATGGGCTATTCATTCGGCTCTCATGGTGCCCTACTTTTCGTGGAAGATCACCCATGCTCGTCACCATCGGTACCATGCCCACATTGACAAAGATGTGGTCTTTGTTCCTCCGACTGAagccgagatcgagaaccaGCAGCCCACCCTCTACACCAAATTTATTGAGCTGGTTGAAGAAACGCCTCTCTATCATGCCGTCACGTTACTCGGCCATCAGCTGTTTGGGTGGCAACTATATATGCTGTTTAACGTCAGCGCCGGTAATAAGAGCCTGCCGCCCAAAAGCACCGGCGTCAGGATGTTTCGGAACAGTCATGTTGATCCCTTTGGCTCCTTGTTCAAGGATTCGCAAGCCCATCTAGTGGCGATTACTGACCTGGGTCTTCTGCTCGTGGGAGGTGCGCTTTACTATCTGGCTACACAGATTGGTGCATGGAAGGTTGCGCTGCTCTACGTTGTGCCCTATCTCTGGGTCCACCAATGGCTAG TCGCCATCACCTACCTGCATCACACTCACCCCACCGTCCCACACTATGATGAGAAGGCCTGGACCTTTGTCAAAGGCGCACTTTGCACGGTCGATCGACGATTCGGCTTTATCGGACGCCACTTCTTCCACGAAATCATTGACTATCACGTTGTCCACCACCTGTTCCCCCGGATTCCTTTCTACCATGCGGAGGAGGCAACGGATGTAATTGTGCCTTTCCTTGGAGACCAGTATCACCTCGATCAGGGATTCTATCTGAAGTCTCTGGTCGACACGTTCGGTACCTGTAAGGTCAAGCATAATGCTGACTCGGAGGGGGCCTTGCATTGGAAACTGGAGCAAGGTGCAAGCAAAAAGCAAAGCTAG